TTTGCCTGCAGTGACAAAAACTATGCCGTTTAGGTCCAATTTTAtaccaaacggcgccgtttctgGGAAGGCAGCTCACATGTGTATTTTTTACTTGTATATTTTtggcacataaattaattaaaaaatttattttaattagcaaaattaaaattaaacaaactatttaatgtggattatttaattaactcattaaaaaaataattaataataattatatttatgatgttaattgttaatttgttactaacttataGTATGTCAAATTGTTAATGACtcaatgtattataatttatgattctatgaatctatgataattttcaatttttcaatattttaaacttttaagtttttacattttgtatatgtaatTAAATATGGTATAAAGACATActatgattaataaatcattgtattagCCTATAAGCCTATTaggtatatatagttatggtgatattaatactatactattagtctattatacatatattatgctataatcctataactcttataatatattaatatatactaatactatatattatactattatagtattactgttactactacatatagacttatagtgtgtatatatatatatattataatgatatactgatactaatactatatattatataataatacattgatataaatgattactaatactattattactatatactatattaataatttaatagtgatattaatactatataataatatatggtcataGTCTCATAGActcatagtgatattaataatttaatactatatacagACAGTAGacttatagacttatagtaatttagttataatttataattatagttatagactatagtgatttagtttagttataattatattgatgatgttaattattACTTGATTACTAACTTAAAGTATGTTAAATGTTAATGCATAATGAGCCATATacaacttttaatattttgtatacgaagcaataagcataaataatttaattatccatacaTATTACATCCATAATTGAAAAAGATACATACTTAACAAACTATtataaataagcataaaatatttaattatccatactattataaatttataaattatacatatattataatttatactataactcttaatagtaatagtaatgcattaatgaatataataatacattgatactaaatataTGTAGTTATACtctatagacttatagtgattagttattaacttattatgattagtaatttagtataactatataatagtattagtattagtactagactattagtaatatagtatagctatatattagtaatatcagttatagtgatttagcataagttataactatattagtataagtataactatagtctatattagactattagtattttttttttataccatattagagtctagactattagtattagtataaatattactattattataaaagtataaatattagtattagttaaaattataaattatacaattattatataattaatatataaattataaaaaatatatatattttttatttattcattcggtctggtccggtcgaTCTTGGTCCAAACCAAAGTGGCTGGTCTGGTCGGTTTTTCCAATCCGGACCGGCCGATTCTCACCCCTAGCAACATCAATCCATGCAACGGCTAATTCCCGTACTTTGTCAAATCTTTATTCATGTAAAATTTCCTTGTATAGCTCTTGTATCCAACGGTACAATACTTCTTGTATTGATGTAATGCATCATATAAATAATGCAAATAGACTCTCAATGCTCTCACGATTTCACTGGGGCATTTTAACAAACACTCTGTGTTTAACTTCTGTAGTATAGAGAAGTATCATAGACTAGTGATGTCACGGATTCAATGTTTTTGAGGATTCTACAAGCCCGAATGCAGGTGGAGAAAGCACCCAGATCAGTTTAATTCTCGTCAATTGCATAGATACTTCGCACCGATCTTGCCAGACAAACGGTGTAAAGCAAGAAAGAGATACAAAATCGATGTTATTATCATGCCTCCAAAGTCACAATCTGAATGTGCTGTCATTCAAGACACTTTCCTCTACCGGAATTTCTTGAAGAGTCAACTCCAAAGTAAGAAAATATGTCACTATATTCTACTGAAAAGTATAgcgaaggaagagaaaaaaaaatagaaccaaGCTCAACATCAGCCAGCTTTACCTGATTCAATTCAAACTGAACCTCACTGAATTGGAAAACATTAGAGAAGTCaacatgtttttctttttcctttcttcggTTTGCCAGGACCCCAGCAATgtatttcttctttcatattaCAAACAAAAGATCAGTACGAAATTTCAAAAACTCATGCTTGAAACTATGTATTGCCGAGTTCAATTTCTTTCATGCTATTAACAATGTCTTCAACTCTCAAGGACATAAATTGAGCATGTTCGTCAATATCTTTGAGAATCAAGCATAGCTGTTCTCGGAATGCTGAAGATCGCTTTCTTTCATGCTGAAGCTCATCATGTAGATCCTGGATCTTCTTATCCTTCTCTTCCTGCAAAACACGTTTAACACTAGAGCGGTTAGCCCCTGTAAAAGAGCATACATGTGTAAATAGAGGAGAATATGAATATATAAGCATTTAAAACGAGGGATCTGTACTGAACAATTGATATGTAACTCAACATCACAATCTCGAGATTACATGGGTTTTGAGTGCCTTGTGTATTTTGTTATACTAATTGTCGATTATTCCCAATCACTTCTTCCCCAGGAACTGTTCAATGCTAagaaaccaacaattatgcagcCCCCATGCTTGGTTCAGGCAAAAGTGGATGGAATTGTGATTCGTATTAGTTTCAGATCTCAAGGCACAAGAAGTAGGGTTATTGAGTAAACTGGGCCATTCAGAAGGAATGAAATTGAATGCTTTATTGTagtgaagaaatttttttgttcaaattttattttatcagatGTCCCTATGGAGCTAGTGGCTAGGTTAGGAGGGAAGGAACTATCAATCAAGAAGGATACATCTTATTTATCATTCCTAAATGGTTAGAATACAGATGTAAATTACAGTTTCTTTTCTAATACAGTTGCAAATTAATCTTCATTGCATCAAAGATAGTTACTGAGATGATCTCTCAACTGTACATGAAACCTGAACAGTTCAACTGCTGCCTTGCTGTGGCATTCCACATGCCCTAATATGTTTCCAATCTCTTCTAATAGCAGCTTTTGCCAGTCTATACATATCAACTTTTAGATGCTTAATAGGATACTCCAAAACTTTCAGAATATTCCAGTGATAGTGAAAAGGTGTATGCTCTACACTTTTAAATGAGGGACAAGAGAAAACTAAAGCTGCTACTATATTTTCTTATCCCTGTATTTCACACCAACAGATCTCACTCATTGCAGGCCATCCTGCAtcttatatttgtacactggaGATAAAATTTACTACAGCCTGTCCACATGATATAACGTTAACCATTTAATGGAAGTGCAGCTGCTAAATCAAACTGAGAGGTAAACAATATAAACCACATAAAAGAAATCAGTGAGAGTAAAAATGAAGTGAATTGGACCAAACAATCATGATGCACTACGATGGAAGTTTTCCGTAATTTTTATCCCTggtacaaattttattttagaaagtttgtCTTCCAATATTAGTCTATAGAAATTGTACAGGTGGCTTACTGACAGAAATGCTCATCCATCAAACTTTAAAAAGCCACCCTGCCACAATTATTCAGACTAAAATTGTGAATTTGTTACATGAGTATCGTATTAGCAGTAGATTCCAAATAAAATCTCCAAGACATTCCTCCCTAAGACCCTATTAAGTAGGTGAGTAAGCCACACTGGACCATCTTAGGGGGCCACAGAAACCATCTTCATTATCCCATCAAAACCTTGGTTTATGTGCTTTCACATGGTTATGATATTGAGGATTATAGGTGAAAGATATGAACTCAACCTAACACTTGGCCACTATAAGGAGCCTAAGAAAAATCCTCTATATTTTACTTGCTGCTCTATGGAGTATGGATACCACCCATACAATGTAACAGGCAATAAGCTCTGTAATTGGACACTCACTAGAGGGTGTAATTATCTCAAAGAGTTTCCAATTGAAGCCGTGagtttcttattaaaaaaaacagcTAAATTGTGGTACTTCAAATTAAGGCAACTATAAATCCATAATGTAATTGGAATAAGTTAAAATTGATTCATAATACCATATGCATATCAGTCATCAGGCATACCTCACTAAGTATATTTACGATAGGCAGTTCACCAGAAAATTTACAATGAGTCATCAGCTTGTGGTTGTGCTCTCGCACGAATTTGGTAACAACCCATTTACCTCCATCCCTTGCGGCCAGCCTGATCATCGCTTTGCACCCTTCTCGCGTAATTGGCTTCGGAGGAAGAACCCTGTCTTTTCTAAGTGAATGCTTTGCAGCACGGAATCCTTCTCTTGAACAAACAAAGTCCCTCCCTATTATAGCCGTGTTCTTTAGTGAGTGTCTGATCCGATTTGTTCTTATGGTGAAACCCATCTGCTTGGCATAATCATAATAGAAATCCCTTGCATCATCCAACGATGGAAAAGCCATCCCAATATATGGTTCTAAGCTTTCCACAGTTAAATCTCCACGTGAAGGTTCTATTAGACTCAAATGATCATTCGAGACACTGTTTAAATAACAATGCTGCAATAGCCCATCTTCTGTGGCTTCGAGTTCTCCAGCGTTTTCAACGGTTTCCTCATCAGAAACCCCATCATCACTGCCTAGAAGGTCATGTGCACCAGCGATCCCAGCCATTACGCTCCAAAAATACTAAAGatttaatatctatatataaccGTTTCACAATGTATGGATTTTCAGCTCACCAAAGAAGATCCCCCCACATCCATATTCTGCagattcatttcaattttcaccACCAGTTTATATTCCATGTTCATAAATCGTATGAAATCTGATTCAATCCCACTTaccaaaaaacaaagagaataagaagaaatcTTATTCAATTCCGACATGTAtagactaacttaacaaatctAAAGAAAACTTCTAAAAAATAGACATAtctgaaaagattaaaaaaacatcCGATAAACCTGGTGGGAAAAAAGTGAAACTTAAAGactaaattttcataaaaagaaagCTTACTCTGAAACATAAATGGACGGACCGGAAGCTTTGGGCGGCTCTGTGTGTTGGGCTGAGTTTCAACAGTGAAAGTTATCGATGGTGTAAACAGAGAGGACACAGATCCGGAGGGGAGAGGCAGGAGTGGGAGAATCTGGGATCCGACGGTCAGTATGGTAGGACGGACCAACGACATTGAAGCATATGATGTCTATACAGTTGGTTTGGGTTAGAACTTAGAAACTTACATTTTCAGAAATATTTCCCCGATAAAAAGTCGGATAAAAgttatttacaaattaactagttttgataagatttattagattgtaatattatttttatatttctttttatagacCTAGCATTACACCGGAAGAAATGTACCCAGTTGAGAAACGTCAAATTGTAAACTTTTCTTACCTAATTCTTGTGGTAGACATAGCACTTCACttttgagatatattttatgtataatttaggtttaagatgaaatgagttgaattgagatagttgaataaaatattattaaaatattttttttaaatatttttatttttggatttaaaaaagttaaattgtttattttcttttgtgtaaaaatttgaaaaaattataatgattgaattagatgaaatgaaatgagatgaaaagttttataaaagtgaaCGAGACCTTAATCAAAATGGGATTTATTTAGAACTCAATTAGATATTGAGACGAGTTGAGATaagaaatttgttaataatagtgaaattgattgagttaaaatattttatgaaattttaaaaaaagaaaaagaacaagttgaataaaaatattataaaattataatattgttataatataattttttaatattattttattttgaaatttgtaaaagtcgAATTGTTTTTATGTGTTGTTtcgaagtttgaaaaaattgtaacgattagATAATGAATAtatgagaaaattaaatatttgaaattgaaaaaatatttgtatttaaagtgtttggatattgagatgagatgagatcatcatACAATCCAAACGAATCTACTCATTAGAGTTGTGCTCAGTTTttagctttttctttctttttgcttacGTTGTTTCTTTACTGATCGAGAGAATTCGAGTGTATAATTATCTTTATAAACATCTTCAAGTATTTAACTTTTGAAATATAAGACTTCTAATTTATATTCCTTCCTTAATCTCGTCTTTAAACTTTGATGAATGATGCCTATGAAACAAAAGGAGAGTATCTGAAAGCCTCCCGCTCGTGCCAATGAGGAAATTCACTTGTGGTTATGTTATCATCAAAGGCATGAGTGGACCGAAAAGGACATgaacatatattatatcatcattgtattatattctctaatatatgataaatattataaagacaataattataacataaaatttttaccTTATTATGTATGCTTACATATTGATCTAAACTTAGGCTTGGTTTAGATACCAAGATACTCTCATCTCATCCACGAAGGAATTTAATCCCCTCCCCTTTCGGAGGCCTACTAGACCATATCATGAGCCTAAGCCCAAGCCTAGCTCGATAAGCCCTAAGTCGAGGATTCGGCCCATTGAGATGATATGTTGATAACGACTTTAGAATCCTGGGTAAGTCGTTATTTGTTAATCATTTCAAAGGATAAGGAAAGTTCGTATAGCTATCCTATTACTTGAATTTCAAGTGATAGATTAGGCAGTTATCACACTAAATAGAAGACATTGCGGGTTCTATTTATATCCACCCAGGTATGACCATCATCATCTTATACTGACTAAGAGAtctctattatttttcctgACCTAGGTATCAAAAGTGTTCACTCTAAGGCTGTGCAAAAAAGGCCTTGGACCCGATCCGTCCGTCAAAACTGACTTAGTCCACCCGAATAAAAACGGGCTCATCGAGTCAAAGTTTGATAGCGGGTTTTAAACTATCAACCCGTCGAACCCGTCGAAACCGAAAGTCCTCTCTTCTGAAACCCATTAAAACCGAAAGGCGAAAGGTCTTCTCTCCATTGCAAACCCTAGTCAGTGTCGCCGTTCTCCATCACCGTCAACGTTCTCCGTCGCTGTCGCATCATCGTTCTTCAACTTTGAGCTTCCAGGCCTCCGTTCCACTACCTCGTTTCAAGGTTGTCTCTCGGTTCTCTCTGTTTCgattctctcttcttcttttttcagtCCCTCAAGTAAAACAGAAAAGCTTGCTTTCGTTATTTCtggtaatctctctctctctctctctctctctctctctaaggtCTAACTTTGTCTCCATGTTTCATTCTGAGTCATTGTCTCTCTCGAACGTTtcattgtattgatttttgttatatttcCTGATGATATTTGCCATTTGGGAGAGTTGCTATTTTTCTTTGGGGCCGATTGCATGcacaaaaatgggaaaaaatggGCCGATTGCTATTTTCTCTGGGCGACTGGGGTGAAATGTCACCTTTACGCGAAATTATGTGGGATCTCTATGTTTCCTTATCAGATTTTGGCTCAATAGATCTGAATTCCTGTATATTCTTTTGTCTGGGGATGATCTAAGCTTCTTCAATGTCTTCGATATTTGTAAAGAGAGAACCAGATTGTATTTTGGCTTAGTagttaccttttttttattgtacGTTTATGAGCTTTTTGGGTTATTATTCTTTCCGGGTACCTTTTATTTTCTACTGTGGCTGTGAAG
Above is a genomic segment from Juglans microcarpa x Juglans regia isolate MS1-56 chromosome 1D, Jm3101_v1.0, whole genome shotgun sequence containing:
- the LOC121268612 gene encoding protein FAR1-RELATED SEQUENCE 7-like, encoding MAGIAGAHDLLGSDDGVSDEETVENAGELEATEDGLLQHCYLNSVSNDHLSLIEPSRGDLTVESLEPYIGMAFPSLDDARDFYYDYAKQMGFTIRTNRIRHSLKNTAIIGRDFVCSREGFRAAKHSLRKDRVLPPKPITREGCKAMIRLAARDGGKWVVTKFVREHNHKLMTHCKFSGELPIVNILSEEEKDKKIQDLHDELQHERKRSSAFREQLCLILKDIDEHAQFMSLRVEDIVNSMKEIELGNT